The Streptomyces sp. HSG2 genome has a segment encoding these proteins:
- a CDS encoding redoxin domain-containing protein, producing MRHTVRTTAGPMVVPSPEHEWTVLLFITEPGIGERLPALAGCTAGLCSARDAARTFARYGALVLGVGAQTPDRLAAFTESHGLGFAMVGDSDLSLGRALGVPETRDAGRPLFARAAVVLDRSGRVRSPVHQVPDPDRHAEVALAALAEAADEGPAGR from the coding sequence ATGCGCCACACCGTCCGGACCACAGCGGGCCCCATGGTGGTCCCCTCGCCCGAGCACGAGTGGACCGTACTCCTCTTCATCACCGAACCCGGTATCGGCGAACGCCTGCCGGCCCTGGCCGGGTGCACCGCCGGGTTGTGTTCGGCGCGTGACGCCGCCCGGACCTTCGCGCGGTACGGCGCCTTGGTCCTCGGCGTGGGCGCGCAGACCCCGGACCGTCTCGCCGCGTTCACCGAGAGCCACGGGCTCGGTTTCGCGATGGTGGGCGACTCCGACCTCTCGCTGGGTCGGGCACTGGGCGTGCCCGAGACACGGGACGCCGGGCGCCCCCTCTTCGCCCGCGCCGCCGTCGTGCTGGACCGGTCGGGCCGGGTGCGTTCGCCGGTCCACCAGGTCCCCGACCCGGATCGCCACGCCGAGGTCGCGCTCGCCGCACTCGCCGAGGCCGCGGACGAGGGACCCGCGGGCCGGTGA
- a CDS encoding LuxR C-terminal-related transcriptional regulator: MRTEPDRSWRVPLRRALAGDAGPPALLLLEGAAGTGKSRLAEHWGRLAQEWGADRLRWRCGRGEEPRLPGPEGRLLLVADDVQRATRDERERLREVVETARPGLAVVLAYRGEELDHPGLPLGAPAPHCPAELRVIRHSLRPWDADTVGRVAAEALGDRATPEAVARLAELSGGVAGVVTDLLAELGAGEGRITTAEVEAAGVPERLAQLVLGRLAGVSPARRPVVWAAAVLGRPVSADELVEVSGLGRLGGRASLLGALAEAVLVEDAEGRYAFPVPLAARAVHEVVPGPVRQELHRRAAQVLIRRQPTPWMSLARHHRAAGRTRAWLRAVERGAEASAAAGRHHEAIDLLERTLAAPAVPPRARARLAPILARSAVLGLRSDQTVDVLTQIVEDEALPMSVRGALRLDLGLVLCNQAGLPSRGCRELERAAAELLEDRPDLAARAMSALVLPHGARTPVRVHEAWLRRAVRAAEDSGDVVVRTAVAANRTGLAMGRGDPDAWRLLAELPRDGPEPGCRQHVARALCNGMEFAVWLGHYGRAEELMAEGIALASASGAPFAEHTALGTRLRLQWATGDWAGLARRCEDFLAANAGMPVICSDARVVRGMLALAQGDWSGAASWPVDAAMPLPFDAAPALSAMASATLVRLALAREDVPGAVAEARAAWGALRAKGIWAWAAELAPWAVEAVARGGDLPGAGAMTAEFEAGIRDVDAPAAVAALAWTRGVLAEASGAPGEAVAHYRRAAAGYAALPHPYAWALTTEGAARCVLAAGAEGPGSPLHSEGPLTAGASTGPECGPDLPEAARAAAGRGLDTPRGPAGADADLGGEYRSAQALEALRGCVERFSELGAVWDAARVRALLRSHEPTTHAGTRGRPSYGSGLSPREREVAELAAAGLTNREIAGTLHLSPRTVEHHVSGAMRKLGVPSRQGLATQWTALTAAHTEESGSKTT; encoded by the coding sequence ATGCGGACGGAACCTGACCGGTCCTGGCGGGTCCCCCTGCGGCGCGCCCTCGCGGGTGACGCGGGCCCACCGGCCCTGCTCCTGCTGGAAGGGGCCGCGGGCACCGGCAAGAGCAGACTCGCCGAGCACTGGGGGCGCCTGGCCCAGGAGTGGGGCGCGGACCGGCTCCGGTGGCGTTGCGGTCGAGGGGAGGAACCGCGTCTCCCGGGGCCCGAAGGGCGGTTGTTGCTCGTCGCCGACGACGTGCAGCGCGCGACCCGCGATGAGCGGGAGCGGCTGCGCGAGGTGGTGGAGACGGCCCGACCGGGACTCGCCGTCGTCCTCGCCTACCGAGGCGAGGAGTTGGACCACCCGGGGCTGCCCCTGGGAGCACCCGCCCCGCACTGTCCCGCCGAGCTGCGCGTGATCCGGCACTCCCTCCGCCCCTGGGACGCGGACACGGTAGGGCGGGTCGCCGCCGAGGCGCTGGGGGATCGGGCCACGCCGGAGGCCGTGGCACGGCTGGCGGAACTCTCCGGCGGGGTGGCCGGTGTGGTGACCGACCTGCTGGCGGAACTGGGCGCGGGCGAAGGGCGGATCACCACGGCCGAGGTGGAGGCCGCCGGCGTGCCGGAGCGGCTCGCCCAGCTGGTCCTGGGGCGCCTCGCCGGGGTTTCTCCGGCCCGCAGGCCGGTCGTGTGGGCCGCGGCGGTGCTGGGCCGACCGGTCAGCGCCGACGAACTGGTCGAGGTTTCGGGTCTGGGGCGACTCGGCGGTCGGGCCTCCCTGCTGGGCGCGCTCGCCGAGGCCGTGCTGGTGGAGGACGCCGAGGGGCGCTACGCCTTTCCCGTGCCGCTCGCCGCCCGGGCGGTCCACGAGGTGGTCCCCGGACCGGTGCGGCAGGAGCTGCACCGCCGCGCGGCGCAGGTGCTGATCCGTCGGCAACCCACCCCCTGGATGTCGCTGGCCCGGCACCACCGGGCGGCGGGAAGGACGCGGGCCTGGCTGCGGGCCGTGGAGCGCGGGGCGGAGGCGTCGGCCGCGGCGGGTCGCCACCACGAGGCCATCGACCTGTTGGAGCGAACCCTGGCGGCGCCCGCGGTGCCCCCGCGGGCGCGGGCGCGGCTCGCGCCGATCCTCGCCCGCAGCGCGGTGCTCGGACTACGGTCCGACCAGACCGTGGACGTCCTGACCCAGATCGTCGAGGACGAGGCCCTGCCGATGTCGGTGCGGGGCGCGCTGCGACTGGATCTCGGGCTGGTGCTGTGCAATCAGGCGGGCCTGCCGAGCCGTGGCTGTCGGGAGCTGGAGAGGGCCGCGGCGGAACTCCTGGAGGACCGGCCCGACCTGGCCGCCCGCGCGATGTCGGCGCTGGTCCTGCCACACGGCGCGCGCACGCCAGTACGCGTCCACGAGGCGTGGCTGCGGCGGGCGGTCCGGGCGGCGGAGGACAGCGGGGACGTCGTCGTCCGGACGGCGGTGGCCGCCAACCGCACCGGGCTGGCCATGGGAAGGGGGGACCCGGACGCCTGGCGGCTCCTGGCCGAACTGCCCCGGGACGGTCCCGAACCGGGCTGTCGTCAGCACGTGGCTCGGGCGCTGTGCAACGGCATGGAGTTCGCGGTCTGGCTCGGTCACTACGGCCGGGCCGAGGAACTCATGGCGGAGGGCATCGCCCTCGCCTCGGCCAGCGGCGCGCCCTTCGCCGAACACACCGCGCTCGGCACGCGGCTGCGGCTGCAGTGGGCGACCGGGGACTGGGCGGGACTGGCGCGGCGGTGCGAGGACTTCCTCGCGGCCAACGCGGGCATGCCGGTGATCTGCTCCGACGCGCGAGTGGTGCGCGGGATGCTGGCGCTGGCCCAGGGCGACTGGAGCGGGGCGGCGTCCTGGCCGGTGGACGCGGCGATGCCGCTCCCGTTCGACGCCGCGCCGGCGCTGTCGGCGATGGCCTCGGCGACGCTGGTCCGACTCGCCCTGGCGCGCGAGGACGTTCCGGGTGCCGTGGCCGAGGCGCGCGCGGCCTGGGGCGCGCTGCGGGCGAAGGGCATCTGGGCGTGGGCGGCGGAGTTGGCGCCCTGGGCGGTGGAGGCCGTGGCGCGCGGTGGCGACCTTCCCGGGGCCGGGGCGATGACCGCCGAGTTCGAGGCCGGGATACGGGACGTGGACGCCCCGGCGGCCGTTGCCGCGCTGGCCTGGACGCGGGGGGTGCTGGCCGAGGCGTCCGGGGCTCCGGGCGAGGCCGTCGCCCACTACCGACGGGCCGCGGCCGGCTACGCGGCGCTCCCCCACCCCTACGCGTGGGCGCTGACCACGGAGGGAGCGGCGCGCTGCGTCCTGGCGGCCGGCGCCGAGGGCCCGGGGTCGCCCCTGCACTCGGAGGGACCGTTGACGGCCGGCGCCTCCACCGGGCCCGAGTGCGGTCCGGATCTTCCGGAGGCGGCCCGCGCCGCGGCCGGACGCGGCCTCGACACGCCTCGGGGCCCGGCCGGCGCCGACGCCGACCTTGGGGGGGAGTACCGCTCCGCCCAGGCTCTGGAGGCGCTGCGCGGCTGTGTGGAGCGCTTCTCCGAGTTGGGGGCGGTGTGGGACGCGGCCCGAGTCCGGGCGCTGCTGCGGTCGCACGAACCCACCACTCACGCGGGCACCAGGGGAAGGCCGTCCTACGGGTCCGGGCTGTCCCCCAGGGAGCGCGAGGTCGCGGAACTCGCCGCGGCGGGTCTGACCAACCGGGAGATCGCGGGCACACTCCACCTCTCGCCCCGCACCGTGGAACACCATGTCTCCGGCGCCATGCGCAAGTTGGGGGTGCCCTCCCGACAGGGGCTGGCCACCCAGTGGACTGCGCTGACGGCCGCTCATACCGAAGAGTCGGGCAGCAAGACGACATAG